From Pan troglodytes isolate AG18354 chromosome 1, NHGRI_mPanTro3-v2.0_pri, whole genome shotgun sequence:
gtgggcaaatcgcctgaggtcaggagtttgagaccagcatgaccaacacggtgaaaccccatctctactaaaaataaaaaattagccgggtgtggtggcgggtgcctgtattcccagctacttgggaggctgaggcaggagaatcacttgaacccaggaggcagaagttgcagtgagccaagatcgcaccactgcacaccagcctgggtgacagagtgagactccatctcaaaaaaaaaaaaaagaaatctagcaTCTGTTAAGTTCTGCCATGGCCTGACATTCTTATATTTAAACCAGATGAAAACCCTGTCAGACACGTGTTTCCTTATGAGGGAAATAACAGTCAGGTAGCTTTTAGACCCTGTGCTCATTCCACCCTGCCAGCCCTACAAATGGACCCAGGCTCTGCATTTGAGAGCTGTAGGAGAatgtaatatttttgtgtgtgtgtgagacagagtcttgctctgttgtccaggctggagtgcagtggcatgatctcggctcactgtaacctctgcctcccagagttcaagtgattctcccacctcagcctcctgattagctgggattacaggcatgcgccaccacacccagctaatttttgtatttttagtagagacggggtttcaccatgttggccaggctggtctcaaactcctgacctcaggtgatcctcctgcctcagcctcccaaagtgctgggattacaggcgtgagccactgcacccggccgagaaTGCAATTATTTATAAGGAATTTGATTGCAAGCTTCAGACTATCTCAAAGTGTCAGGATTTTGAACTCAGGGCCCAGGGAGCCTAGAGCTCAGTCCTGGGATTGAGTAAATGGGTGGCAGGGAAGCTGGCACTAGTCAGGCCCCAGGGCTTTCCTTTAGGAAATTAGTATGTTTGGAAGATGAGAGTCCATCCTCTAAAAAAGAAGGGATAGAGGAGGGCAGGTAGCTGATAAGCCGTTCATAGTACCTCAAAAAAGAATAGATATAGTCGAGCcacgaatggaatcaaccaatgGAAAGAAGTGGCAACAATGAATGAGGCCCCATACTGGAGTCAGGTTTTAGGATCTCTTTAACTGCTTCAAAAGTAGTCCTAAGCAGCTTTCCAGCTGGAGCTAACTCTGGTAGTGAAAAGAGAGGCtatgggaccttgggcaagtaaatCACTTCCTCTCTCAGGGCCTCtgttttcttcacctgtaaaatgtgaGGTTGAACCATGACAACTCCTAGAACCATTCTGGCTCACAAGATTGTGCCTGGATTGCTAAATCTTTAGTGTTTTCCCTGAGCGGGGAAGAACTCAGGTTGGACTAGGTTCTCCTTTTGTCCCTCCTCTTTTGGCCAAACCAACCCCAGAGAAGGTGGCCCTCAGACCATGAGCTCTTAGCCTAACAAAGCCTCTATTGACACTGAGGAGGCCAGTTATGCTGAATAGGCCAGGCCTCACATGCTTAGCATGTTAATTGTTCCTTCTGCTACTGGCCATTCATGTGGGAATCACAAAGACCTGGGGTTTATCTCCCTTTAACTCTTCTACAGCTGCCCTGTAGTACTGCCTCCTGAGACTTTTTAAGTAAGTGATTTAAAACTTACCCCTTGAAGCTCCCACGCTATTTTACATTTCAGCTCCACTCAGCCTGCTTGCTTCTGTTGTTGTTCCCTTCCAGTGAGGCCTCTGATCTGCAGTGGGCTGACAGGAGTTACAAATAACCCACAGGTAAACAGGCTCTGAATAGAGCCTCCCCTGAGTAGAGCGCTTGGCCTCTGTGACAGCTGGCTGGAGCCTCAGAGGCCCTCTTTCCTTGCTTCTGGATTCTCTACTAGATTGGGATAGTTTGGGTGCCAGAAGTGCAATTTCTGGGAAATTGGAAGAAtcttaaactatttttattaaattattaatagcAATTTCAGACCCCATAGCCTTTGTTAGCAGTTTTccgatttcctttctttccactgatAGCTTTAGGTCCTAGGAAACTGGACAGGAGATTGGAGTTACGGGCAGCAGGAAACATGGCAGGGGACCCCCCTCCCTGGTGTCATGTGGCCAGTGTATTGCTGCTTAAGGTTCCAGCCTCAGTCAGACTGACTActgcctcttcctctcctctatTCCCCCTCCTCAGACACAATGGGAATATCCTTTTGGACGCAGAAGGCCACATCATCCACATCGACTTTGGCTTCATCCTCTCCAGCTCACCCCGAAATCTGGGCTTTGAGACGTCAGCCTTTAAGCTGACCACAGAGTTTGTGGATGTGAGTCAAGAAGGAGAGGTGCCTCTCGGGGGTCATTGTATTCTTTCTCTGTCATGGGAGAGGGAGCTGATGGGCTCCCTGCAAATTAGGGATGAACAGAACAGGCAGTAATTAGGGGTGAGGCAGGAGTTCCTGGGAGCTTCCTGCCCAATAAGGAAGGGGGAAATAACAGGGCCCCAAGAGGAGTAGTTCTGGTAGGCCAGTCAGGACAAGGACCATCCCCGGTGTAAGACCCCTTGTGCACACAACGCTCTCTTCCCTTTCCAGGTGATGGGCGGCCTGGATGGCGACATGTTCAACTACTATAAGATGCTGATGCTGCAAGGGCTGATTGCCGCTCGGAAACACATGGACAAGGTGGTGCAGATCGTGGAGATCATGCAGCAaggtggggctggggtgaggTCAGGTGCTATAGTGCCTCAGGCTTCCCCTTTAAGTCGGAGCCCTGGAGCATAAGAAAGCTGGTCCCACAAGACTCGGTTGAGGGAGGGGGGTTCCCAGAGAGTTTCTAGCTCTGGTCCAGTGCCTTGTTTCTCCTTTAGGACATTCCTCCTGACCCTGGTAAGGCTAAGTCCagaaggctggggaaggggataGCAGCACCTGCCTCCTTGGCATCTTTAGGGAGAAAACAGGCCCATTTACAGCCTCCTGGTCCCTTCTCACCTCCCCACCCCTGTCCAGCTCTGAGTTTCTCAGTCTCCTTCCATCTGTCTTCCCCATTCCACTATGACCTCTGATTGCCCTGTCCTCTGCCACCCTTCAGCTCTGAGAAGTATTTCCCCTCTCATCATTATCTCCTTCCACTACAGTCTTGCCATCTACAGTCTTTTGCCCAGGACCCCCTTCTGTCCTCATCCCCCTCCTCAAGGCTCCAGGTGTATACCAGGTCTGAACTGCCagtctccccctcctccccattcCTGCCCCTACCCCACAGGTTGTCGCCGTTGCTCAGGATCATCCCCATCTGGCCCCATGATGACGGTGGCCCAGGTCATCTGTGAGTGTCAGACGTAGCATAGGCAGAGGTCTGCAACCAGATAAGTGCCCAGCTCAGGGCCCActccctccagcctcctcccagCCTGCCCTCTGGGCCCCTCCACCCTTACTGAGGGAGATGTGGTGTtggtccccttccttcctctgcccACATGCCCTCACCTACAGAAGGGCTTAGGCGTGGGGTGATGAGGGGTTCCTGCCGGTTCCTTCTCTCTGCCCAAGCAGAACTGCACCCACATCATCAAggacctgaggtgggaggaaaaggGCACTTCAGATGCCCCAGCTCTTTATTTGCTGTGGCTGACACCACTGCCCCTCCTGTCCATCCATGACCCTGAACTCCGACTGCTTCCCCCAGGTTCTCAGCTTCCTTGCTTCCATGGCTCCAGCACCATTCGAAACCTCAAAGAGAGGTTCCACATGAGCATGACTGAGGAGCAGCTGCAGCTGCTGGTGGAGCAGATGGTGGATGGCAGTATGCGGTCTATCACCACCAAACTCTATGACGGCTTCCAGTACCTCACCAACGGCATCATGTGACACGCTCCTCAGCCCAGGAGTGGTGGGGGGTCCAGGGCACCCTCCCTAGAGGGCCCTTGTCTGAGAAACCCCAAACCAGGAAACCCCACCTACCCAACCATCCACCCAAGGGAAATGGAAGGCAAGAAACACGAAGGATCATGTGGTAACTGCGAGAGCTTGCTGGGGGGTGGGAGAGCCAGCTGTGGGGTCCAGACTTGTTGGGGCTTCCCTGCCCCTCCTGGTCTGTGTCAGTATTACCACCAGACTGACTCCAGGACTCACTGCCCTCCAGAAAACAGAGGTGACAAATGTGAGGGACACTGGGGCCTTTCTTCTCCTTGTAGGGGTCTCTCAGAGGTTCTTTCCACAGGCCATCCTCTTATTCCGTTCTGGGGCCCAGGAAGCGGGGAAGAGTAGGTTCTCGGTACTTAGGACTTGATCCTGTGGTTGGCCACTGGCCATGCTGCTGCCCAGCTCTACCCCTCCCAGGGACCTACCCCTCCCAGGGACCGACCCCTGGCCCAAGCTCCCCTTGCTGGCGGGCGCTGCGTGGGCCCTGCACTTGCTGAGGTTCCCCATCATGGGCAAGGAAGGGAATTCCCACAGCCCTCCAGTGTACTGAGGGTACTGGCCTAGCCATGTGGAATTCCCTACCCTGACTCCTTCCCCAAACCCAGGGAAAAGAgctctcaattttttatttttaatttttgtttgaaataaaGTCCTTAGTTAGTTAGCCACTTGTGTCATTTCCAGGTTTTCTGGGGGAGTGCAGGGGGAGATGGGTGATGAGGTATGAACGGATGCCTCAGTGTCCAAGATACAAAAGGCACCACATAGAAGTTTGCTTTTTCCCTGCCTGTCTTGGTCACTACCACCTCTTCCCTGAGAAGGGCGGGCCTTCCATGTTCTCTCACCCGCTTCAACTCCACGTTGTCCAAGTCACAGAAAAAGAGAGGCCTGAATGGAGATTCGACCACAAACAGTTTTAATGGTCTGGTTTCCTCCCTAGTTCCCCAACTGTTTGtttgttagtattattattactacaaGAATAAAGGATTCCTGAGAGCCTGTCCCCTCCTTTCCTGTAGCCCCCTTGACAGGACTCATCCCtaccaaccccccacccccccgccccggatttctggggaaaaaaagaagtgaaaggcACTGCAGGGGTAGGGGGCTTGAGTGCCAGTGAGTTGGGGTTGGGCGGGGGCGGGCACTAGGGCAGGACCCGGCCTAGAGGAGGAAAGTTCCAGTCCGTGCCTGAAGGAATTGTGGAGGGGTGTGTCCATCCATGACACCCCCATCAGTCCTTCCCTGAACCTGTCTAGCAGGCATACCTAAGtcccatcctcccacccccaggcccaCACTGGGGGTTCTGCAGCAGGATCATAAAATTAATTAGTGTTGGGCTCAgaaaggaggaatggagggtccACTCTACTAGGACTCCAGGGCCAAACCCAAAGGGAGGTTGCAAATAACTAGAATAATCCTCAAATGCTCTTCTTCTTCAGGTTGGAGAGACAGGAATTAACAAAATACTAATGTTAATGAAAACTCCCCAGCCCAGGGATCAGGCAGCAGTAGGGAAAACCAGGCTCCAAGAGGAAGGGGCTGGTCAGTCCCAGGCTTGGAGACTAGTTGTCCCCAACAGCCCCCTGCCGAGCCCTGATGAACGCCATGCCATGCGTGCGGAAGTGGGTCTTGAGGTTTAGAGGGCTGTCGCAGCTCTTGCCACAGACCTTACAGGTCAGTGGGCCTCCAGAAGCAGGCAGGGGTGAGTCTCCACCATCGGGGTCAGACCTTGATGGAGGGGCCtcttcctccccatcccccagccccagggcACTGGCTTTACCCACACCCCGTCTCTTCTTGTGGCTGATGAAACGGTGTCGGCTCAGGGAGCCAGGGGAGGCAAAGCACAAGCCACAGTCGAGGCACTGCTGGGcaccatcctccaccctcaaccCCATCATGAGGCTCTGTTCTGTGGAGCTGCTGCTCCGGTAGCGCAGAGGGCCATGGCCTCCAGATCCAGGTCCGCCCCTGGGGGACTTGGCTGGCGGTGTCGTGCTGTCAGGCTCCTCACTGCAAGAGTCAGAAGACTGGCGGCGTTTCCGACCTGGCCCCTGAAGAAAAGTGGAAGAAACTGGGCCTTACCACCACCCCTACTGTCCCTGGCACCCCCACGCTCGCTTCCTGAGGCCATggtctctgccttccagtttcccACTCAAAGCCCTAGCACAGCAGGCCGGGCCTCTGCCTACCTGGGCTCTGGCACTGGAACCCCGAGCCAAGGTGGTCCCCCGGCCAGGGGACTGGGCCCCAAGCTGCAAGCCGTGCCGGACCTGGACATGTTTCTCTAGGATCAGGCGGCTGCTGAAGGTGCGTTTTCCCTCTGTGCAATACCTGAAATGGGAGAGGACAGGATGGCAGCAGCGGCACAGCCCGAAGGCCAGGGCCCTTGCTTCTGAGGAGGGGGCTGCCGGAGCAGAGGGAGACCCCAACCATCAGGCCACTTAGACACGTCGCAGGTGCACAGGTACTTTGGCATACAGGGAGAGTCACGTGCTGGGCAGGAAGAGGAAGTGGGGAGCAAGACTTACCTGCAGGGGTAAACTCGCTTGATGCCCTCGTGATTAACTCTGACATGGCGCCTCAGGCTGGGGGCGGAGCAGAAGGAGCGCTCACACAGGCGACAGGGAAACTTTTTCACTGACTAGGAGAGCAGGGGTAGATGTCAGAGCCAGGCTCCAGGACCCCGTCCCCACTGTCACACTGGCAGTCCCAATGCTGCCCCCAGCCCTTGGTACTCCCCTTGGGGCCCACTCACCTTGCCATGCTCCTTCTTCATGTGGGCCACGTATTCATCACGCTCAGGGAACCAGGAGTGACACAGGCCACAGGTCCAGCCTCcaggccccccacccccacccttgaGGCCTTTGCTCCCTAGTTCCCGCCGAGGCCGTTTGGCTGGACGGGGGGGCTCAGGGGAGCTGGGTACTTCCTCCTCTTCTGAAGATGAAGACGACTCCTCAGTAGCAGGGGCTGCCCCTCCCTGAGAAACAGCCAGCTCCTCAGGCTCAGTCTTGGGGGTCAGCAGGGCACCCCCGGCCCCTTTCCCAGCAGTCTCCTCCAAGCGCCCAGACTGATGAGTGTTCTGTGAGAGGAGACGAGGGAGGCTGCTATTGTGGGGGAGGGCCTGGCTATGCCAAAGCCCCCCACTTCTGAAGTATGTGGCCCCAGCCCCAGGTCAGTACAGCTAAGCACCCATTCCCCATCCCTCTGCTCCTGTACCTTGAGATGTTCCAGCATGGTCCTTTTTTGGGCAAAGAGCAGAGGACAAGACGGGCACTTAAAGACACTGACACGCTGGGGCAGCAAGTGCTGGTCGAAGTGTGAGGAGAGGAGGGGTTTGTGAGTGAAGACTGTGTCGCACATGGCGCACTTGTAGATCAGCCTGAAGTGAGGACAGTGCAGACTTCAGGCAGGGTTGggtgcagcccctcccctcctgtGCCCCACCAGCCCGCCCTCCCTCCCTGGCCCGGCCCGTCCCTCCCCCGGGCCTCACTTGGCCTGCTGAGTTTGGAAGCTGGGATGCTGGGAGTAGAGGTGGGCATGGGCACTTGGCCCAGACTTGAAGGCCATGGGGCAGATGGGGCACTTGTGGAAAACCTCGCAGTGCGACGTCTGGATGTGGGACTTGATGGAGTTCACACCCCCAAACACCACTGAACAGCTGGGGCACCTAGGGAGGAAGCAGGAGGCCCTGTGGTGAGGTGGGAGGCATCTCCATGCCCACCCCGGGACCATACATTTATTCTCTGGGACTGGGTAGACTACAAGAAGGAAATCAGTAGTGGAGCATGAGCAGggtggagaaaggagagaggtgCAGAGGCTGTGCCCCAAGGGAGGCTGCCAAGGGAGAGCTGGAGCTCCAGAGGTGGCCCTGCTTCCCCCCATCTCCATGGGGGACGACGGGAAGGCAGGACGTACTATCTCAGGGTTGAGTCTGGCAAAACAACAGGGCTGAGGGATATAGCAGGGAAGATAGGGGATCTTGAAAGGCCATCTGAGGCTGAGGCTAGGACACACGAAACCCTACAGTTCTATGGAGGAAGGGTCCGAGGCACCTGTATCCTACACGGCGAGAGACGTGCAGACAGGCCTCCCGGAGATGGGTCTGAAAATTGGCTTGCAGGAAGTTGCCCCCACACTCAGGACAGACATGGGGGGGTCGATTCTTATGCATGCGCTGGTGGGCGCTGAAGCTGCAGCGATTGGGGAGCATCATGGGGCAGGTTGGGCACACCTGTCGAGTGGGTTAAACAAGGAAAGTCGGTGAGGAGTGTCCTGTCTCCATTACTTCTAACCAAGCCCCCAACGCCTTCCTAGATCCTGTCCCCACAGAAGGGCTGTGAAAGGTGACTCACATTGCTGGTGGCCCCAGGGGCAGGGGGGCCGAGCTGCTGGAAGTGAGCTGCCATGCCAGCCTTGTCCCGGCACTGTTCCTTGCACTCCAGGCAGCGAAAGCATGTGTAAGCAGAGGTGGCAGGGGCAGCAGGCGGCTCTGTGGAGAGCGGCAGGACAGGGGCCTCAGCAGCAACTGTAGTAATGGCAGAGGAGGTGATGGCCCCCTCACCCTTGCCCAAGGCAGGCAAGGCCAGAGGTCCAGAGACAGGTGGGACAGCTACAGGCAGCAGGGGTGTGATGTCCGGCTGCCCCACCATCTGGTCAAGGGCTACAGGCCTCATGACCAAATGTGAGCACTGCATGACGAGCCCCTTGTCCTTGTGTTCACGTGCATGCAGGAGCAGGCTGCACTTGTTGAAGAAGACCAGGCGGCGGGCGCAGTGGTTGCAGGTGACCTCGATGCGCATGCTCCGACGGTCATAGTGCCGTGCCAGGCTCTTCTCCAATGAGAAGGCATCCCCACACTCCAGGCAGCGGTAGCCGGTGGGAGGCAGGGCCAGCCCAGCCTCAGCTGGTGGGCTCAGGTTTGGCCTATAGGCAGGGAGCAGGTTCTTGCTGTTGAGGATCTTGTTGAAGGCCTCCACCAGGCTGGACTGGGTCCGTGATATCACTGTGCCGCCCCCTGTACTTGGCCCAGTAGCTGTCTTTGAAGGTTGCACCATCACCACCGAGGCACCATTCACCTTCTGTCCCccagtccccagccctgcccGCCCGTCAGCCTTAGGCAGGGCTTGGGGCACCAGGCCTAGCACGTTCTTAGCAATCATCTTAGGGCTGGTGGCAGTCCCCCCAGGCAGCACCACAGCCTTGCGAGCCACACTGGCTGCCATCAGCATGGCAGTACTGGCGTTCTGGATGGTGGCCACAGGCAGCACAGTGCCTTTCAGCCTTGTACCATCACCCAACTGTACGCTCACCACCTTTGGACCCTCAGAAGTAGGTGTTGCAGGGGACAGCTTCAAGAGGCTAGCCTCAGCCAAGAAGGCCCCCTCAGCCAAgggggcaggtggatcaggatCTGAGGGGACCTGAGTTACAGTCCTTGTGATATTCCCGCAGGATGTTTTAATGGTCTTGATCCGCACCTTAAGAGGCCTAGAGGAGCTGGAGGCAGGGGAGTCATTGCTGTCCTCATCTGCAGCCTCGGCCCCACTAGAGGGACTCTGGGGACTTCCTGGGGAAGACTTGTCCACCGGCCcctcatcatcatcttcttcctTCAAGGGCTGACAGACGGGCACTTTGGGGGAGGCAAGAGGGCTCTGGTGCCCTGGAGACTGCTTGAAGAAGGGCACCCCAGCAACTGGGGGAGGCGAGGCACTGGCAGGGATGTCCGTGGCCTCAGGGCTGGAGCCTGAGCCTTGTTGGGCTAGGACCTGGGGATGATGGGGGCTGCAGCTCTCCTGCTTCAAGGCCCCCAGTGGTGGGGAAGAAACAGGTGGCTGCATGCCTGGGCCATTCTCCTGGGCCAGCTCAAAGGAAGAGGGGAAAGGAGGCGGGGTCAGAGCCCCCTCCTGAGGGGGAGAGGGtgcagagggaggcaggggatCTGAGTGGTCCCCTGGCTCAGGGCCAAAATGAGCAAACAGGTCCAAGGGAGTTTTGCCTTCCATGCCTTTTTCTTTCCAGGTGCCCCCACTGGGAGGAGCAGGAGAGTGGGGAGTTCCTGGGAGGGAAGGTTCAGGGCTCCCAAAACCATTCTGCATTCGATGAGGCCCCACAGGCCCTTCCTTAGTTACCCCAGCAGCCTGGGCCCCGTCTCCTGCTGAGCCTCCAGCCAGGGCCTCAGACTGCTCGGGACACACAGTGTTCTTGACAATGACACTGACTACAGAAATGTCTGGCGGTGGCAGGCCATGGTCAGAGGCCTGGGCTGGAACTCCAGGGCCATCCCCAGCAGAGGCTGCTGCTGTGTCTTCAGATTCACTTCCTACACCTGGttctggcttccctgggcctccaggccccTCATTTTCTTCTGGCCCAGAATGGATGGCTTCATTCGCATCAATGTCAGGGATGTCAAAGGCAGCAAGGAGGTCATCAAAATCAGGGGTCTTCATATCCCCCATATCGGCAGATCCCAGACCTGATGAAAACAGGAACGAGGAGGAGAAACTGAGATGTCTAGAAGAGAGATCCTGGAGCTCTTCCCTCAGCATCTCCATATTTATCCTCTCTCAGAACCCACATACACTCCAACTTAGGTACACCTCCACCATGGCATGAATCCTACAGAGCTGCTAGGTTTGCCAAACCCTAAAATCAGAAGAGGGTTAGTGTCCATACCTTGGTGggctccaaaatccaaagaaaGCAGGGGAAAAGAGAGTTCTTAGAAATACAGggaaggggccaggtgcggtggctcatgcttgtaatcccagcgttttgggaggctgaggcagatggatcacttgaggtcaggagtttgagaccagcttggccaacatggtgaaaccttgtctctactaaaaatacaaaaaactagacaggtgtggtggcacatgcctgtaatcgcagctacaaaggaggctgaggcaggagaatcgcctgaacccatgAGGTtgaggtttcaatgagccaagatcacgccactgcactccagcctggacagagcgagaccctgtctcaaaaaaaagaaatatagggggctgggcatggtggctcacgcctgtaatcccagcacttggggaggcagaggcgggcggatcacgaggtcaggagatcaagaccatcctggccaagatagtgaaaccccatctctactaaaaatacaaaaattagctgggcatggcagcacacacctgtagtcccagctactcgggaggctgaggcagaagaattgcttgaacctgggaggtggagcttgcagtgagctgagatcgtgccactgcactcccacctgggcgacagagcaagactctgtctcagaaaaaaaaaaaaaaaacagggaacaGGGAAGGGTAATAGAGCTCAGCGAGCATTCTGGTGGAAACCATCTCATCCCCTCCTGTCCCCAGCATAGAACCAAATAATCAATACTATTATTAAGGAGGACGATGTACATGATGCTCTAGGTTTAAGGACTCATTCATGTCCGCATGGAATCAATTCATATTCTTCACAGATCTTCTGGGGTCCACACAGATCTGAAAGGCTGCATGTACAAAGGGACAATGCCATAAGCCAAGACTTAAGAAATGATCCTCGTTCAGCTTTATCAGGGGCGTGCAGTACAAGCAAGT
This genomic window contains:
- the ZNF687 gene encoding zinc finger protein 687 isoform X3; protein product: MGDMKTPDFDDLLAAFDIPDIDANEAIHSGPEENEGPGGPGKPEPGVGSESEDTAAASAGDGPGVPAQASDHGLPPPDISVVSVIVKNTVCPEQSEALAGGSAGDGAQAAGVTKEGPVGPHRMQNGFGSPEPSLPGTPHSPAPPSGGTWKEKGMEGKTPLDLFAHFGPEPGDHSDPLPPSAPSPPQEGALTPPPFPSSFELAQENGPGMQPPVSSPPLGALKQESCSPHHPQVLAQQGSGSSPEATDIPASASPPPVAGVPFFKQSPGHQSPLASPKVPVCQPLKEEDDDEGPVDKSSPGSPQSPSSGAEAADEDSNDSPASSSSRPLKVRIKTIKTSCGNITRTVTQVPSDPDPPAPLAEGAFLAEASLLKLSPATPTSEGPKVVSVQLGDGTRLKGTVLPVATIQNASTAMLMAASVARKAVVLPGGTATSPKMIAKNVLGLVPQALPKADGRAGLGTGGQKVNGASVVMVQPSKTATGPSTGGGTVISRTQSSLVEAFNKILNSKNLLPAYRPNLSPPAEAGLALPPTGYRCLECGDAFSLEKSLARHYDRRSMRIEVTCNHCARRLVFFNKCSLLLHAREHKDKGLVMQCSHLVMRPVALDQMVGQPDITPLLPVAVPPVSGPLALPALGKGEGAITSSAITTVAAEAPVLPLSTEPPAAPATSAYTCFRCLECKEQCRDKAGMAAHFQQLGPPAPGATSNVCPTCPMMLPNRCSFSAHQRMHKNRPPHVCPECGGNFLQANFQTHLREACLHVSRRVGYRLIYKCAMCDTVFTHKPLLSSHFDQHLLPQRVSVFKCPSCPLLFAQKRTMLEHLKNTHQSGRLEETAGKGAGGALLTPKTEPEELAVSQGGAAPATEESSSSSEEEEVPSSPEPPRPAKRPRRELGSKGLKGGGGGPGGWTCGLCHSWFPERDEYVAHMKKEHGKSVKKFPCRLCERSFCSAPSLRRHVRVNHEGIKRVYPCRYCTEGKRTFSSRLILEKHVQVRHGLQLGAQSPGRGTTLARGSSARAQGPGRKRRQSSDSCSEEPDSTTPPAKSPRGGPGSGGHGPLRYRSSSSTEQSLMMGLRVEDGAQQCLDCGLCFASPGSLSRHRFISHKKRRGVGKASALGLGDGEEEAPPSRSDPDGGDSPLPASGGPLTCKVCGKSCDSPLNLKTHFRTHGMAFIRARQGAVGDN
- the ZNF687 gene encoding zinc finger protein 687 isoform X2; translated protein: MGDMKTPDFDDLLAAFDIPDIDANEAIHSGPEENEGPGGPGKPEPGVGSESEDTAAASAGDGPGVPAQASDHGLPPPDISVVSVIVKNTVCPEQSEALAGGSAGDGAQAAGVTKEGPVGPHRMQNGFGSPEPSLPGTPHSPAPPSGGTWKEKGMEGKTPLDLFAHFGPEPGDHSDPLPPSAPSPPQEGALTPPPFPSSFELAQENGPGMQPPVSSPPLGALKQESCSPHHPQVLAQQGSGSSPEATDIPASASPPPVAGVPFFKQSPGHQSPLASPKVPVCQPLKEEDDDEGPVDKSSPGSPQSPSSGAEAADEDSNDSPASSSSRPLKVRIKTIKTSCGNITRTVTQVPSDPDPPAPLAEGAFLAEASLLKLSPATPTSEGPKVVSVQLGDGTRLKGTVLPVATIQNASTAMLMAASVARKAVVLPGGTATSPKMIAKNVLGLVPQALPKADGRAGLGTGGQKVNGASVVMVQPSKTATGPSTGGGTVISRTQSSLVEAFNKILNSKNLLPAYRPNLSPPAEAGLALPPTGYRCLECGDAFSLEKSLARHYDRRSMRIEVTCNHCARRLVFFNKCSLLLHAREHKDKGLVMQCSHLVMRPVALDQMVGQPDITPLLPVAVPPVSGPLALPALGKGEGAITSSAITTVAAEAPVLPLSTEPPAAPATSAYTCFRCLECKEQCRDKAGMAAHFQQLGPPAPGATSNVCPTCPMMLPNRCSFSAHQRMHKNRPPHVCPECGGNFLQANFQTHLREACLHVSRRVGYRCPSCSVVFGGVNSIKSHIQTSHCEVFHKCPICPMAFKSGPSAHAHLYSQHPSFQTQQAKLIYKCAMCDTVFTHKPLLSSHFDQHLLPQRVSVFKCPSCPLLFAQKRTMLEHLKNTHQSGRLEETAGKGAGGALLTPKTEPEELAVSQGGAAPATEESSSSSEEEEVPSSPEPPRPAKRPRRELGSKGLKGGGGGPGGWTCGLCHSWFPERDEYVAHMKKEHGKSVKKFPCRLCERSFCSAPSLRRHVRVNHEGIKRVYPCRYCTEGKRTFSSRLILEKHVQVRHGLQLGAQSPGRGTTLARGSSARAQGPGRKRRQSSDSCSEEPDSTTPPAKSPRGGPGSGGHGPLRYRSSSSTEQSLMMGLRVEDGAQQCLDCGLCFASPGSLSRHRFISHKKRRGVGKASALGLGDGEEEAPPSRSDPDGGDSPLPASGGPLTCKVCGKSCDSPLNLKTHFRTHGMAFIRARQGAVGDN
- the ZNF687 gene encoding zinc finger protein 687 isoform X1 is translated as MGRGLGSADMGDMKTPDFDDLLAAFDIPDIDANEAIHSGPEENEGPGGPGKPEPGVGSESEDTAAASAGDGPGVPAQASDHGLPPPDISVVSVIVKNTVCPEQSEALAGGSAGDGAQAAGVTKEGPVGPHRMQNGFGSPEPSLPGTPHSPAPPSGGTWKEKGMEGKTPLDLFAHFGPEPGDHSDPLPPSAPSPPQEGALTPPPFPSSFELAQENGPGMQPPVSSPPLGALKQESCSPHHPQVLAQQGSGSSPEATDIPASASPPPVAGVPFFKQSPGHQSPLASPKVPVCQPLKEEDDDEGPVDKSSPGSPQSPSSGAEAADEDSNDSPASSSSRPLKVRIKTIKTSCGNITRTVTQVPSDPDPPAPLAEGAFLAEASLLKLSPATPTSEGPKVVSVQLGDGTRLKGTVLPVATIQNASTAMLMAASVARKAVVLPGGTATSPKMIAKNVLGLVPQALPKADGRAGLGTGGQKVNGASVVMVQPSKTATGPSTGGGTVISRTQSSLVEAFNKILNSKNLLPAYRPNLSPPAEAGLALPPTGYRCLECGDAFSLEKSLARHYDRRSMRIEVTCNHCARRLVFFNKCSLLLHAREHKDKGLVMQCSHLVMRPVALDQMVGQPDITPLLPVAVPPVSGPLALPALGKGEGAITSSAITTVAAEAPVLPLSTEPPAAPATSAYTCFRCLECKEQCRDKAGMAAHFQQLGPPAPGATSNVCPTCPMMLPNRCSFSAHQRMHKNRPPHVCPECGGNFLQANFQTHLREACLHVSRRVGYRCPSCSVVFGGVNSIKSHIQTSHCEVFHKCPICPMAFKSGPSAHAHLYSQHPSFQTQQAKLIYKCAMCDTVFTHKPLLSSHFDQHLLPQRVSVFKCPSCPLLFAQKRTMLEHLKNTHQSGRLEETAGKGAGGALLTPKTEPEELAVSQGGAAPATEESSSSSEEEEVPSSPEPPRPAKRPRRELGSKGLKGGGGGPGGWTCGLCHSWFPERDEYVAHMKKEHGKSVKKFPCRLCERSFCSAPSLRRHVRVNHEGIKRVYPCRYCTEGKRTFSSRLILEKHVQVRHGLQLGAQSPGRGTTLARGSSARAQGPGRKRRQSSDSCSEEPDSTTPPAKSPRGGPGSGGHGPLRYRSSSSTEQSLMMGLRVEDGAQQCLDCGLCFASPGSLSRHRFISHKKRRGVGKASALGLGDGEEEAPPSRSDPDGGDSPLPASGGPLTCKVCGKSCDSPLNLKTHFRTHGMAFIRARQGAVGDN